One genomic segment of Gossypium arboreum isolate Shixiya-1 chromosome 3, ASM2569848v2, whole genome shotgun sequence includes these proteins:
- the LOC108475194 gene encoding uncharacterized protein LOC108475194 has translation MALDSYALKIFDLILLGEDVCLAVNQYNSFKVECGELRKRVSRLLEMLNNLICFITSGSTSHYLRPLNCMVAKLLDYFMAAQYIVRNQKHQNLFCRLFTSRVATDFQKLFHVLDASITDMEWVVSLYEPQNRGRSCWKTANSVSPTVLVWSCVANIEMGSSLDDRIEACDRLASLVRHKDEYKYIIVEEGGVDSLMKLLKENCSLVAHIAAANTLCLLANEDSEGTIMNEMISTFIKSLSKASPISKQMQAADLVASIAERNPELKQHNLIQEDIIWQLVVLLSSEQSTLELKISCSKALWKLAQGSVSNCRTLTETKGMLYLAELIAKKRDDLRYNCIMIIREITAIAESNNEFRHWAFTRSSQAAKAVVDELLGVIKELDDTKLRVAAIKSIGSLARSFSAKQSRVIGPLVAQLGNTDQDVAMEAAIALKKFVSTDNYLRSEHSKSIIEFQGVPLLMKLLISGDKETHPHVLALICYLAHHDSNRNVLIKAGALTALQTIAPRVNTEYKELETFVLRTISKLQSYLLWSNNKQRLQQASYSLLQNRAQHLLTQ, from the coding sequence ATGGCGTTGGATTCATATGCTCTGAAAATTTTTGATCTGATACTGTTAGGGGAGGATGTTTGCTTAGCGGTTAATCAGTACAATTCGTTCAAGGTGGAATGTGGCGAGTTGCGGAAGCGAGTGAGTCGACTCTTGGAAATGCTCAACAACCTTATTTGTTTCATCACTTCTGGTTCTACTTCTCATTACTTGCGGCCACTTAACTGCATGGTTGCTAAGCTCTTGGATTACTTCATGGCGGCTCAGTATATAGTCCGCAATCAAAAGCATCAAAACTTGTTTTGTAGACTCTTCACTAGCCGTGTTGCAACCGATTTTCAAAAGCTCTTCCACGTTTTAGATGCTTCTATCACCGATATGGAGTGGGTGGTTAGCCTGTATGAGCCCCAAAATAGAGGCAGATCATGCTGGAAAACAGCTAATAGTGTGTCGCCTACTGTTTTGGTCTGGTCTTGCGTTGCCAATATCGAAATGGGGTCTAGTTTAGATGATCGAATCGAGGCTTGTGATCGTCTTGCATCACTCGTTCGACATAAAGACGAGTATAAGTACATCATTGTTGAAGAAGGTGGGGTAGATTCATTAATGAAGCTTTTGAAGGAGAATTGTTCCCTGGTAGCTCATATTGCAGCGGCTAATACACTTTGCCTTTTAGCTAATGAGGACAGTGAAGGAACTATTATGAACGAAATGATTTCCACTTTCATAAAAAGTTTATCGAAAGCATCACCGATATCGAAACAAATGCAAGCTGCCGATTTGGTTGCCAGCATTGCAGAGCGTAACCCGGAATTGAAACAACACAATTTGATTCAAGAGGACATAATATGGCAGCTGGTGGTCTTGCTATCATCTGAACAATCAACGCTCGAGTTGAAGATTAGCTGTTCCAAGGCTTTATGGAAGCTTGCTCAAGGGAGCGTTTCCAATTGTCGGACTTTAACGGAGACGAAAGGAATGCTATACTTAGCCGAGTTAATAGCAAAAAAGCGAGATGATTTACGGTACAATTGCATAATGATCATAAGGGAGATCACAGCTATTGCTGAATCAAATAATGAGTTTCGACATTGGGCCTTTACGAGATCTTCTCAGGCTGCAAAGGCGGTGGTTGACGAGCTATTGGGGGTAATCAAAGAGCTTGACGATACAAAACTAAGAGTTGCTGCAATTAAGTCCATTGGTTCATTGGCAAGGTCTTTCTCAGCCAAACAGAGTCGAGTGATCGGTCCATTGGTGGCTCAGCTGGGGAATACAGATCAAGATGTTGCAATGGAAGCTGCAATTGCATTGAAAAAATTCGTTTCCACCGATAATTACCTTCGTTCGGAGCATTcgaagtcgataatagaattccAAGGTGTACCATTGTTGATGAAGTTACTAATTAGTGGGGATAAAGAGACCCATCCACACGTATTAGCATTGATATGCTACCTTGCCCACCATGACAGCAATCGCAATGTTTTGATAAAAGCTGGAGCTTTGACTGCTCTTCAGACAATAGCTCCCAGAGTCAATACAGAATATAAAGAGCTAGAAACATTCGTCCTTCGCACAATATCCAAACTCCAATCCTATCTACTTTGGAGCAACAACAAACAGAGACTTCAACAGGCATCATACAGTTTATTACAGAACAGAGCACAGCATTTGTTGACACAATAG
- the LOC108475465 gene encoding glyoxylase I 4-like isoform X2, whose translation MGNVGEIEEMQWLSSPDSTTATLPLLSLNHVSFVCKSVSKSVRFYEQVLGFVLIKRPSSFNFEGAWLFNYGIGIHLLESESVPTKKEKINPKDNHISFQCSDMEQVIRKLEAMKIEYVTGVVEEGGIQVDQLFFHDPDGYMIEICNCQNLPVLPLTSCTLKLPSSAVPSLYEKRSRETPCSAVATVMMENLLLDMLDISF comes from the exons ATGGGAAATGTGGGAGAGATAGAAGAGATGCAATGGTTATCTTCTCCAGATTCAACAACAGCAACACTGCCATTGTTGTCTTTGAACCATGTTTCTTTTGTCTGCAAATCTGTGAGCAAATCCGTGAGGTTTTACGAGCAAGTTTTGGGATTTGTTCTCATCAAACGCCCTTCTTCTTTCAACTTTGAAGGAGCTTG GTTGTTCAACTACGGGATCGGCATCCATTTGTTAGAATCCGAGAGCGTTCCAACAAAGAAAGAGAAAATAAATCCCAAAGACAACCATATATCGTTTCAATGCTCCGACATGGAGCAGGTGATTCGAAAACTTGAAGCGATGAAGATCGAGTACGTGACGGGAGTGGTTGAAGAAGGTGGGATTCAAGTGGATCAGTTGTTTTTTCACGATCCCGATGGCTACATGATTGAGATTTGCAACTGTCAAAACCTTCCGGTTCTTCCACTTACCTCTTGCACTCTCAAGCTGCCCAGTTCCGCGGTTCCTTCTTTATACG AGAAACGAAGCAGGGAGACACCTTGCTCTGCGGTGGCGACTGTGATGATGGAAAACTTGCTTTTGGATATGTTGGACATATCCTTTTGA
- the LOC108475465 gene encoding uncharacterized protein LOC108475465 isoform X3, producing MGTSCRMLEKVDHACLYIHSPKKFQQLHLVGFESIPMIYGLFNYGIGIHLLESESVPTKKEKINPKDNHISFQCSDMEQVIRKLEAMKIEYVTGVVEEGGIQVDQLFFHDPDGYMIEICNCQNLPVLPLTSCTLKLPSSAVPSLYGTKLSHLIIEGLIQHKDFQEKRSRETPCSAVATVMMENLLLDMLDISF from the exons ATGGGAACATCTTGTCGGATGCTTGAAAAAGTTGACCATGCATGCCTGTATATTCACTCACCAAAGAAATTTCAACAATTGCATTTGGTGGGATTTGAATCCATACCTATGATTTATGG GTTGTTCAACTACGGGATCGGCATCCATTTGTTAGAATCCGAGAGCGTTCCAACAAAGAAAGAGAAAATAAATCCCAAAGACAACCATATATCGTTTCAATGCTCCGACATGGAGCAGGTGATTCGAAAACTTGAAGCGATGAAGATCGAGTACGTGACGGGAGTGGTTGAAGAAGGTGGGATTCAAGTGGATCAGTTGTTTTTTCACGATCCCGATGGCTACATGATTGAGATTTGCAACTGTCAAAACCTTCCGGTTCTTCCACTTACCTCTTGCACTCTCAAGCTGCCCAGTTCCGCGGTTCCTTCTTTATACG ggactaaattgagccATTTAATAATAGAGGGACTAATACAACACAAGGACTTTCAAG AGAAACGAAGCAGGGAGACACCTTGCTCTGCGGTGGCGACTGTGATGATGGAAAACTTGCTTTTGGATATGTTGGACATATCCTTTTGA
- the LOC108475465 gene encoding glyoxylase I 4-like isoform X1: protein MGNVGEIEEMQWLSSPDSTTATLPLLSLNHVSFVCKSVSKSVRFYEQVLGFVLIKRPSSFNFEGAWLFNYGIGIHLLESESVPTKKEKINPKDNHISFQCSDMEQVIRKLEAMKIEYVTGVVEEGGIQVDQLFFHDPDGYMIEICNCQNLPVLPLTSCTLKLPSSAVPSLYGTKLSHLIIEGLIQHKDFQEKRSRETPCSAVATVMMENLLLDMLDISF, encoded by the exons ATGGGAAATGTGGGAGAGATAGAAGAGATGCAATGGTTATCTTCTCCAGATTCAACAACAGCAACACTGCCATTGTTGTCTTTGAACCATGTTTCTTTTGTCTGCAAATCTGTGAGCAAATCCGTGAGGTTTTACGAGCAAGTTTTGGGATTTGTTCTCATCAAACGCCCTTCTTCTTTCAACTTTGAAGGAGCTTG GTTGTTCAACTACGGGATCGGCATCCATTTGTTAGAATCCGAGAGCGTTCCAACAAAGAAAGAGAAAATAAATCCCAAAGACAACCATATATCGTTTCAATGCTCCGACATGGAGCAGGTGATTCGAAAACTTGAAGCGATGAAGATCGAGTACGTGACGGGAGTGGTTGAAGAAGGTGGGATTCAAGTGGATCAGTTGTTTTTTCACGATCCCGATGGCTACATGATTGAGATTTGCAACTGTCAAAACCTTCCGGTTCTTCCACTTACCTCTTGCACTCTCAAGCTGCCCAGTTCCGCGGTTCCTTCTTTATACG ggactaaattgagccATTTAATAATAGAGGGACTAATACAACACAAGGACTTTCAAG AGAAACGAAGCAGGGAGACACCTTGCTCTGCGGTGGCGACTGTGATGATGGAAAACTTGCTTTTGGATATGTTGGACATATCCTTTTGA